Proteins from a single region of Desulfobacterales bacterium:
- a CDS encoding pyridoxal phosphate-dependent aminotransferase — MFSERFNWEDSPTLFGKLLAEKRASGKPIMDLTESNPTRVGFHFEADAILSALSRPESLRYDSDPRGTPCARQAVTEYYKPLGQRIDPDAVLLTAGTSEAYGFLFKLLSNPGDEILVPAPGYPLLSYLARFEGLYCHSYPLRYADDSGWSIDVEVLSALITPQSRAIIIVNPNNPTGSYIKTDELAQIDSLCRRHNMALIVDEVFSDFEAVSVPGREKTVVTKTNALTFVLNGISKTLGLPQMKLAWIIVGGDPHLANLAIDRLEALLDFYLSVSTPVQHGLKRLLAGRFAIQQQINARIIENSRFLKNQTDQTRNCRMLIREGGWYGIMEIRDGVLDDARALLMLEKEDTLIHPGFFYDFSRDGMVVLSLLPEPANFSQGVGRLLNRFAMSKG; from the coding sequence ATGTTTTCAGAACGATTCAACTGGGAGGATTCCCCCACCCTCTTTGGCAAGCTGCTTGCGGAAAAACGCGCCAGCGGCAAACCGATAATGGATCTGACCGAATCCAACCCCACACGGGTGGGATTTCACTTTGAGGCGGATGCCATTTTGTCCGCCCTATCCCGTCCCGAATCCTTGCGCTATGATTCCGATCCGCGAGGAACGCCCTGCGCCCGGCAGGCCGTGACGGAATATTATAAACCCTTGGGACAACGCATCGACCCGGATGCCGTCCTGTTGACGGCCGGCACCAGCGAAGCATACGGATTTTTGTTTAAGCTTCTTTCAAATCCCGGCGATGAGATTCTCGTCCCCGCACCGGGATACCCCCTGTTGTCTTATCTGGCCAGATTTGAGGGGCTCTACTGCCATTCCTATCCGCTTCGCTATGCGGATGACAGCGGGTGGTCAATCGATGTCGAGGTTCTCAGCGCACTCATCACGCCCCAAAGCCGCGCCATTATCATTGTCAATCCCAACAACCCGACCGGTTCCTACATAAAAACAGATGAACTGGCGCAAATCGATTCCCTTTGTCGCCGGCACAATATGGCTCTGATCGTGGATGAAGTGTTCTCGGATTTTGAGGCGGTTTCGGTGCCCGGCAGAGAAAAAACGGTGGTAACCAAAACCAACGCGCTCACCTTTGTGCTCAACGGCATTTCAAAGACACTGGGCCTGCCGCAGATGAAGCTGGCCTGGATCATTGTCGGCGGCGATCCACATTTGGCAAATCTTGCCATCGACCGCCTGGAGGCACTGCTTGATTTTTACCTCTCCGTGTCCACGCCGGTTCAACACGGGTTAAAGCGGCTACTGGCGGGCCGATTCGCGATTCAACAACAGATCAATGCCCGAATCATCGAAAACAGCCGGTTTCTGAAAAACCAAACCGATCAAACTCGAAACTGCCGAATGCTGATACGGGAGGGCGGATGGTATGGCATTATGGAGATTCGTGACGGCGTATTGGATGACGCCCGCGCCCTGTTGATGCTCGAAAAGGAGGATACGCTGATTCATCCCGGGTTTTTTTATGATTTTTCTCGGGACGGGATGGTGGTGCTGAGCCTGTTGCCGGAACCCGCGAATTTTTCTCAAGGTGTTGGCCGACTGCTGAATCGTTTTGCAATGTCAAAAGGGTAG
- a CDS encoding UbiA-like polyprenyltransferase, protein MKSGTEINSLHSCETAWTRVLTYGRMIKFSHTVFALPFALCAVVLAQRTHPLTLWQMLWLLGAMVGARSAAMGFNRIADAHLDAKNPRTAAREIPSGRLTRHAAMGFVMLSSGLFILSAAMLGPLCFYLSVPILLLMFLYSYAKRFTFLCHLYLGAVIALAPLGAWIALTGAFSPAITLLSVALMAYIAGFDILYACQDVDFDRQTGLHSIPARFNVPSALAIAGCLHVVSFVFFLFVYFAFDMGGVYLGAVGIIGGLMIAEHRMVKPHDLSRVNIAFFHMNAVISVTLFIGVLLDELIK, encoded by the coding sequence ATGAAGTCCGGTACAGAGATCAATAGCTTACATTCATGTGAAACTGCGTGGACACGGGTGCTTACCTACGGTCGAATGATCAAGTTTTCACACACCGTCTTTGCCCTTCCCTTTGCGCTCTGCGCCGTGGTCCTGGCGCAACGAACGCACCCGCTCACCCTTTGGCAGATGCTTTGGCTTCTGGGCGCCATGGTCGGCGCGCGCTCAGCCGCTATGGGATTTAACCGCATCGCCGATGCCCATTTGGATGCCAAAAACCCGAGAACCGCCGCCAGAGAAATCCCTTCCGGCCGCCTGACCCGACATGCCGCGATGGGGTTTGTGATGCTGTCTTCGGGGCTTTTTATTTTATCCGCAGCCATGCTCGGCCCTCTGTGTTTTTATCTTTCGGTTCCGATTTTATTGTTGATGTTCTTATATTCCTATGCCAAGCGATTCACCTTTTTGTGCCATCTCTACTTAGGCGCGGTTATCGCGCTGGCGCCGCTGGGTGCCTGGATCGCCCTTACCGGCGCGTTTTCCCCCGCCATCACGCTTCTCTCGGTGGCCTTGATGGCCTATATTGCCGGATTTGATATTTTATACGCCTGTCAGGACGTAGATTTCGATCGACAGACGGGTCTCCATTCCATTCCGGCCCGGTTCAACGTGCCAAGCGCGCTTGCCATTGCCGGATGCCTGCATGTGGTTTCATTTGTGTTTTTCCTTTTCGTTTATTTCGCGTTTGACATGGGAGGCGTTTATCTCGGGGCCGTTGGCATCATCGGCGGGTTGATGATCGCGGAGCATCGAATGGTGAAACCCCATGATCTTAGCCGGGTCAACATCGCCTTTTTCCATATGAACGCCGTGATTTCCGTTACCCTGTTTATCGGGGTGTTGCTGGATGAGCTCATTAAATAA
- a CDS encoding efflux RND transporter permease subunit — protein MNFTDLFVRRPVLALVINLMIIIAGLQAIRSLNVRQYPRNENSVVTVTTIYVGASADLVRGFITTPLERAIAAADGIEYIESQSSLGLSTISVRLKLNYDAIQALSEISAKVDQVRNDLPPEAEVPTINVESAESRIASAYLSFTSDVLMQNQITDYLVRVVQPRLSAVEGVQRADILGGRTFAMRIWLKADRMAAFNVSPVQVRRALSANNYLAAVGHTKGSLIQVNLTVNTDLQSLAEFKRLVIRQQNGAIIRLEDIADVVLGAENYDAEVKFNGQTAVFMGIWPLPNANSVDVLKRIHVEMDNIKKSLPTGMDARIAYDGTKYITDAIQEVTKTLGETLLIVIVIIFLFLGSIRSALIPVIAIPLSLIGAVFLMQVFGFTINLLTLLAIVLSVGLVVDDAIVVVENVERHLSEGLSPVDAALLGARELVGPIIAMTITLAAVYLPIGLQGGLTGSLFREFAFTLAGAVTISGIVALTLSPMMSSKILKPGISERGFAGKISRDFNRFKGVYGRLLTATLNARPAVYLVWLMVSLLAVPMFIMSPVELAPSEDQGVIFGIIDAAANATLDQTSLSAAAVNEAYFSIPETNHTFQVTNPASGFAGMATVPWNERNRNIFQILPEVQQKLSAIPGVRIFPVTPPALPGGGDFPVEFILASTADSEQILDFAQQIQLKAMQSGMFAFPPLIDVKVDQPQAEFMIDRNRVADLGLSLEQVGADIASMLSGNFVNRFNIDGRSYKVIPQIKRMDRLNPEQLKDIYITGPDGNLVPFSTVASIQNTTVPRSLNRFQQLNAVKISGVAVRPLDEALRFLEDEAAKILPKGYVLDYTGESRQLRAEGNKFLPAFALAVVLIFLVLAAQFNSFKDPFVILAGSVPLAMFGALIFTFLKMPDPNVPFWTQGWTTTLNIYSQVGLVTLVGLVSKNGILIVEFANKLQAKGLSKREAVFEAALTRLRPIMMTTGATIAGHFPLTLVTGAGAAARNSIGLVLVGGMAIGTFFTLFVIPSIYMLIARDHSKEPLKNTPASEATTETAVASR, from the coding sequence ATGAACTTTACCGATCTTTTTGTTCGACGCCCCGTGCTCGCCCTGGTTATCAATTTGATGATTATCATTGCCGGCTTGCAGGCGATACGCTCCTTGAATGTGCGCCAGTACCCCCGAAACGAAAACTCCGTGGTGACGGTTACCACCATCTATGTGGGCGCCAGCGCCGATCTGGTGCGCGGCTTTATTACCACGCCTCTGGAGCGGGCCATCGCCGCAGCCGACGGCATCGAGTATATCGAATCTCAAAGCTCACTGGGCTTATCCACCATCAGTGTTCGCCTGAAACTCAATTACGATGCGATTCAAGCCCTGTCCGAGATCAGCGCCAAGGTGGATCAGGTGAGAAACGATCTGCCGCCTGAGGCGGAGGTTCCGACCATCAATGTGGAGTCGGCGGAAAGCCGGATTGCATCGGCATACCTCAGTTTTACGTCCGATGTGTTAATGCAGAACCAGATTACCGATTATCTGGTCCGGGTTGTGCAGCCCCGGCTTTCCGCGGTGGAAGGGGTGCAGCGCGCCGATATTCTGGGCGGCAGAACCTTTGCCATGCGGATTTGGTTGAAAGCCGATCGCATGGCGGCGTTTAACGTCAGCCCCGTGCAGGTGCGCCGGGCGCTTTCCGCCAACAACTATCTGGCCGCAGTGGGACACACCAAGGGGTCTCTCATTCAGGTGAATCTCACGGTCAATACGGACTTGCAATCGTTGGCGGAATTTAAGCGCCTGGTCATTCGGCAGCAAAACGGCGCCATCATTCGGTTGGAAGATATCGCCGATGTGGTGCTGGGAGCTGAAAATTATGACGCGGAAGTCAAGTTTAACGGACAAACGGCTGTTTTCATGGGAATCTGGCCCCTTCCGAATGCCAACTCGGTCGATGTGCTAAAACGCATTCACGTCGAGATGGATAATATTAAAAAATCGCTTCCCACCGGTATGGACGCCCGCATTGCCTATGACGGCACCAAATATATCACCGATGCGATTCAAGAGGTGACCAAAACGTTGGGGGAAACGCTGCTCATCGTCATCGTCATCATTTTTTTGTTTCTCGGGTCCATTCGTTCCGCATTGATTCCGGTGATCGCCATTCCGCTGTCTTTAATCGGCGCGGTGTTTTTAATGCAGGTCTTCGGCTTTACCATCAACCTTCTGACGTTGCTGGCCATCGTTCTTTCCGTGGGGCTTGTCGTGGATGATGCCATCGTGGTGGTGGAAAACGTCGAACGGCATTTAAGCGAAGGGCTTTCGCCCGTTGATGCCGCGTTATTGGGCGCCCGTGAACTGGTAGGACCGATCATTGCCATGACCATAACCCTGGCCGCGGTGTATTTGCCCATCGGATTACAGGGCGGGCTGACCGGGTCGCTGTTCAGGGAATTTGCCTTTACATTGGCGGGCGCGGTTACGATCTCCGGAATCGTTGCCCTGACGCTCTCCCCCATGATGTCTTCTAAAATACTGAAGCCCGGCATTTCCGAGCGGGGTTTCGCCGGAAAAATCTCGCGTGACTTCAACCGATTCAAGGGGGTATACGGACGGCTGTTGACTGCGACCTTGAATGCCAGGCCGGCCGTTTACCTGGTATGGCTGATGGTCAGCCTGCTGGCCGTCCCCATGTTCATCATGTCGCCGGTGGAGCTGGCGCCTTCCGAGGATCAGGGAGTTATTTTCGGCATCATCGATGCGGCGGCCAATGCCACGCTTGATCAAACCAGTCTATCCGCTGCTGCCGTCAACGAGGCCTATTTCAGCATTCCGGAGACGAATCACACCTTTCAGGTGACAAACCCCGCATCGGGCTTTGCCGGAATGGCCACGGTTCCCTGGAATGAGCGGAACCGCAATATTTTTCAAATCCTGCCGGAGGTGCAGCAAAAGCTCTCCGCGATACCCGGCGTTCGCATCTTTCCGGTTACGCCGCCCGCGCTTCCGGGTGGCGGCGATTTTCCCGTTGAATTTATCCTGGCCTCCACCGCCGACTCGGAACAGATTCTTGACTTTGCGCAACAAATACAGCTTAAGGCCATGCAAAGCGGCATGTTTGCCTTCCCGCCGCTGATCGATGTGAAAGTCGATCAGCCTCAGGCCGAGTTCATGATCGACCGGAACCGGGTAGCGGATCTGGGCCTCAGTCTCGAACAGGTGGGGGCGGACATTGCGTCCATGCTGAGCGGCAATTTTGTGAACCGCTTTAATATCGACGGCCGCAGCTATAAGGTGATTCCTCAGATCAAGCGGATGGATCGGCTCAACCCGGAACAGCTCAAGGATATTTATATCACCGGCCCGGACGGCAATCTTGTACCCTTTAGCACGGTAGCTTCCATTCAAAACACGACGGTACCGCGGTCCTTAAACCGGTTTCAACAGCTAAATGCTGTAAAGATCAGCGGGGTGGCCGTACGTCCTCTGGACGAGGCACTACGCTTTCTGGAAGATGAGGCGGCCAAAATTCTTCCCAAAGGGTATGTTCTCGACTACACGGGCGAATCCCGCCAGCTTCGCGCGGAAGGCAATAAGTTTCTGCCCGCCTTTGCACTGGCCGTGGTGCTCATTTTTCTGGTGCTGGCGGCCCAGTTCAACAGCTTTAAGGATCCCTTTGTTATTTTGGCCGGATCCGTACCGTTGGCAATGTTCGGTGCGTTGATCTTTACCTTCCTTAAAATGCCGGACCCCAATGTCCCGTTTTGGACACAGGGCTGGACCACAACCTTGAATATTTATTCCCAGGTGGGGCTGGTCACCCTGGTGGGGTTGGTCTCCAAAAACGGCATTCTCATCGTCGAATTTGCCAACAAGCTTCAGGCCAAGGGGCTTTCCAAACGCGAGGCGGTTTTTGAAGCGGCTCTGACTCGGCTTCGGCCCATTATGATGACCACCGGGGCTACGATTGCCGGTCACTTTCCCTTGACGCTCGTTACCGGCGCGGGCGCTGCCGCCAGAAACTCCATCGGCCTGGTGCTCGTGGGCGGCATGGCCATCGGCACCTTCTTTACCTTATTTGTGATTCCATCGATTTACATGTTGATCGCAAGAGATCATTCCAAAGAACCGCTCAAAAATACGCCGGCTTCGGAAGCAACAACGGAGACGGCCGTTGCTTCCCGCTGA
- a CDS encoding YdcF family protein: protein MDTQSKLKRLKTLLYVILAICAFPIGWAAFLMGSVALYSYRVSDINADAAIVLGAAVARSVPTPVFEQRIRHAINLYHDKKVKKLVLTGGVGSGDTLAESEAARNYCLKQGVPENDMLLEVRSHSTLQNLLEAKPILQANGLETVLIVSDPLHMRRAITFAHDLGIEAYPSPTPTSRFKGFESRWRFLTRESYFYGRYLLLDRKNPLK, encoded by the coding sequence ATGGACACACAATCCAAGCTAAAGCGTTTAAAGACCTTATTATATGTTATCCTTGCCATTTGTGCGTTTCCAATCGGCTGGGCGGCCTTTCTTATGGGCAGCGTTGCGTTGTATTCGTATCGGGTGTCCGACATCAACGCCGATGCAGCGATCGTTCTCGGCGCTGCGGTGGCCAGATCAGTGCCAACGCCGGTATTCGAGCAGCGCATTCGCCATGCAATCAACCTCTATCATGACAAAAAAGTAAAAAAACTGGTACTGACGGGAGGCGTCGGGTCGGGCGACACGCTTGCTGAATCGGAAGCGGCGCGGAATTACTGCCTGAAACAAGGGGTTCCGGAAAACGACATGCTGCTGGAGGTCCGGTCCCATTCGACCCTTCAGAACCTGCTGGAAGCAAAGCCGATTCTTCAGGCCAACGGCCTTGAGACGGTTCTGATCGTCAGTGACCCGCTGCACATGCGGCGGGCGATCACCTTTGCCCACGACCTTGGGATTGAAGCCTATCCGTCACCGACACCGACAAGCCGATTCAAGGGCTTTGAAAGCAGATGGCGGTTCTTGACGCGGGAAAGCTATTTTTACGGCCGCTATCTGCTTCTTGACCGGAAAAACCCCCTTAAATGA
- a CDS encoding menaquinone biosynthesis decarboxylase, whose amino-acid sequence MYKNLREFLNRLERAGELKHIRQVVSSYLEISKLTDRESKSPHGGAALLFENVQNSAFPVATNIFGSPKRICMALGVEHLDDLAERVRAYINMNPPKTLKAALGMLPLAIGLTRFFPRTFKGKTPPCREVVLTGEQIDLSKLPVLHCWPKDAGPFITLPLVFTRSLETGRQNLGMYRMQVFDKTTTGMHWHIHKDGSHYFNEYRRAGKRMPVSVAIGADPATIYAATAPMPRGIDEILLAGFIRQKPVIMTRCLTNDLNVPAEAEFILEGYVDPNELRWEGPFGDHTGYYSLADHYPVFHVTAITHRNNPIYNATLVGRPPMEDCYLAEATERLCLPLLQTVMPEVEDYWLPWEGVFHNSVVVSLDKEYAGHAHKLVSGLWGQGQMSFCKTITVVDRDVSPRDRSTLIDLLLTRLDLSSDIIQTKGVLDVLDHSASAANFGAKIGIDLTTRFPGEPDRHPLPLPAPPQPPLNASAVQRLVAEVRNCRFLFSEKPETNRTVNRLLALSVEKGETQSGREISDKLATTQALTPFNVLIFFDADIDLSDGSLMLWKIFNNVDPSRDMVFYDSRVIINACKKGPADGHVRPWPEDLTFDE is encoded by the coding sequence TTGTATAAAAACTTAAGGGAATTTCTCAACCGGCTTGAACGTGCCGGCGAGCTGAAGCACATTCGACAGGTGGTCTCTTCATATCTTGAGATCAGCAAATTGACGGACCGGGAATCCAAAAGCCCGCATGGCGGCGCGGCCCTATTATTTGAAAATGTTCAAAACTCGGCCTTTCCGGTTGCTACGAACATCTTCGGCAGTCCCAAACGCATTTGCATGGCCTTGGGGGTCGAGCATCTGGATGACCTTGCGGAACGGGTTCGCGCCTATATTAACATGAATCCGCCAAAGACCCTTAAAGCGGCGCTGGGCATGCTGCCCCTGGCGATTGGTTTGACCCGGTTTTTCCCCCGCACCTTTAAAGGAAAAACCCCGCCGTGCCGGGAAGTGGTCTTAACCGGCGAGCAGATTGATTTGTCCAAATTGCCCGTGCTTCACTGCTGGCCAAAAGATGCCGGTCCCTTTATCACCCTGCCTCTGGTGTTTACCCGCAGCCTGGAAACCGGCCGGCAGAACCTGGGCATGTACCGCATGCAGGTGTTCGACAAAACCACCACCGGCATGCACTGGCACATTCACAAGGACGGCTCTCATTATTTCAACGAATATCGGCGCGCCGGAAAAAGAATGCCCGTATCTGTCGCCATTGGCGCGGACCCCGCGACCATATACGCAGCCACGGCACCCATGCCCAGAGGCATTGATGAAATCCTGCTGGCCGGCTTTATTCGTCAAAAGCCGGTGATCATGACCCGATGCCTCACCAACGACCTTAACGTGCCGGCGGAAGCTGAATTTATACTGGAAGGGTATGTGGATCCGAACGAATTGCGATGGGAGGGTCCTTTCGGCGATCATACCGGCTATTATTCTCTGGCGGATCATTACCCCGTGTTTCATGTCACGGCGATCACCCATCGCAACAATCCGATCTACAATGCCACGCTGGTGGGCCGCCCGCCCATGGAAGACTGCTATCTGGCGGAAGCCACCGAACGGTTGTGCCTGCCGCTGCTTCAAACCGTCATGCCGGAGGTCGAAGACTATTGGCTTCCCTGGGAAGGGGTCTTTCATAACAGTGTGGTAGTATCTCTCGACAAGGAATATGCCGGCCATGCGCATAAACTGGTCAGCGGACTTTGGGGCCAGGGGCAGATGAGTTTCTGTAAAACCATTACCGTCGTGGATCGGGATGTATCCCCGCGGGATCGCAGCACGTTGATCGATCTCTTGCTGACCCGGCTGGATCTGTCATCGGATATCATTCAAACCAAGGGCGTGCTGGACGTACTGGATCATAGCGCATCCGCGGCCAATTTCGGCGCCAAAATCGGCATTGACCTCACGACACGCTTTCCGGGAGAGCCCGATCGGCACCCCCTTCCCCTGCCGGCCCCGCCGCAACCCCCCTTGAATGCTTCGGCCGTTCAGCGGTTGGTTGCGGAGGTGCGAAATTGCCGTTTTCTTTTTTCAGAGAAACCCGAGACGAACCGGACCGTTAATCGCCTGTTGGCCCTGTCGGTGGAAAAAGGCGAAACCCAAAGCGGCCGGGAGATCAGCGATAAATTGGCCACGACGCAAGCGCTTACCCCTTTCAATGTGCTAATCTTTTTCGACGCGGATATCGACCTTTCGGACGGCAGTCTGATGCTATGGAAGATTTTCAACAACGTGGATCCGAGCCGGGATATGGTGTTTTACGATAGCCGCGTCATCATCAATGCGTGTAAAAAGGGACCGGCCGACGGTCATGTGCGCCCGTGGCCGGAGGATCTCACCTTTGATGAATAA
- a CDS encoding class I SAM-dependent methyltransferase: MKNPLYLYKLPFMGHIFTFNDVKVYKTWADFPVNQAALQRETRLMMGLLKPLPGRRLLDIGCGAGGSLLGLRDSGLSLTGIDPSPYMLDAAKAVLGNRVDLHRGVAEDLPFEDNAFHYVLIVKSLEFVDYPKMAIAEACRVAKDRVFIGIMSRHAIKKTQRQLKKAHEESFMDKANPVSLRELKETVHEILGKVPVAWRSLCNIPIGSENIARCLEESFWLHHCPFGNFTGMVITPTPRFRTRPLSVPCTANQGPESAII, encoded by the coding sequence TTGAAAAACCCGCTTTATTTATATAAATTGCCTTTTATGGGGCATATATTCACTTTCAATGATGTCAAGGTTTACAAAACATGGGCGGATTTTCCGGTCAATCAAGCGGCCCTTCAACGGGAAACCCGGCTGATGATGGGACTTCTCAAGCCTTTGCCGGGTAGACGCTTGCTGGATATCGGTTGCGGCGCAGGCGGCAGTCTTCTCGGGTTAAGGGATTCGGGCCTGTCTCTAACCGGTATCGATCCATCCCCGTATATGCTGGATGCGGCGAAGGCCGTGCTGGGTAACCGCGTTGATCTGCATCGCGGCGTAGCGGAAGATCTTCCGTTTGAAGATAACGCCTTTCATTATGTCTTGATTGTAAAATCGCTTGAATTTGTTGATTATCCAAAAATGGCCATCGCAGAGGCATGCCGGGTGGCCAAGGACCGTGTGTTTATAGGTATCATGAGCCGGCACGCCATCAAAAAAACCCAACGACAATTGAAAAAGGCGCACGAAGAATCCTTTATGGACAAGGCGAACCCTGTCAGCCTTCGCGAGCTGAAAGAAACCGTGCACGAAATACTGGGAAAAGTACCGGTCGCCTGGCGATCACTGTGCAACATTCCCATCGGCTCCGAAAATATCGCCCGATGCCTTGAAGAATCCTTTTGGTTGCATCACTGCCCCTTCGGCAATTTTACCGGCATGGTCATCACGCCCACCCCCCGGTTTAGAACCCGTCCGTTAAGTGTTCCCTGCACTGCAAACCAGGGTCCCGAAAGTGCCATCATCTAG
- a CDS encoding efflux RND transporter periplasmic adaptor subunit, protein MFLFKRIVLALLGLAVVVGALAGAKYFQIKGMIAQGQNFVPPPGVVTTAGVKADRWESFLTAVGSLEAVQGVEVTAELPGKVVRIAFEPGTKVSAGELLVQQDTSVELAQQRAAEAAVALARLNLARARELVATKTISQSTFDNADTQFKQAEAQLDNINAIVAKKTIRAPFSGRLGIRQVNLGQNLKEGEPIVTLQTMDPIYANFLMPQQQLAQVKKGLRVRLAMDALPGQMVEGVITTINPLVDDATRNFRIQATVANPEENLRPGMYVNVTLVLPETVEVLAVPATAVLYAPYGDSVFVVEEKKAEGAASSGLFLRQQFIRTGEKRGDFVSVVSGLKGGETVVSTGVFKLRNGQAVVVDNTLSPEFKKSPTPADA, encoded by the coding sequence ATGTTCCTGTTTAAACGAATCGTGCTTGCCCTGCTGGGTTTGGCTGTCGTGGTCGGTGCCTTGGCCGGCGCCAAGTATTTCCAAATCAAGGGAATGATTGCTCAGGGGCAAAATTTTGTGCCGCCGCCGGGCGTCGTTACAACGGCCGGGGTGAAAGCCGATCGGTGGGAGTCTTTTTTAACCGCGGTCGGTTCGCTTGAAGCGGTGCAGGGGGTGGAGGTCACAGCGGAGCTTCCCGGAAAGGTGGTACGCATCGCCTTTGAGCCGGGAACAAAGGTTTCCGCCGGAGAGCTTCTGGTGCAACAAGACACCTCCGTTGAATTGGCGCAGCAGAGAGCGGCCGAGGCGGCTGTGGCGCTTGCCCGGTTGAACCTGGCGCGTGCCCGGGAATTGGTGGCGACCAAAACCATTTCCCAGTCGACTTTCGATAACGCAGACACGCAGTTCAAACAGGCCGAAGCGCAATTGGACAACATTAACGCGATCGTTGCCAAAAAAACCATTCGGGCGCCTTTTTCCGGGCGTCTGGGCATTCGGCAAGTGAATCTGGGCCAGAATCTCAAGGAAGGCGAGCCGATCGTGACCTTGCAAACCATGGATCCGATTTATGCCAATTTCCTGATGCCGCAACAACAACTTGCTCAGGTGAAAAAAGGGTTGCGCGTGCGGTTGGCCATGGATGCGCTTCCCGGGCAAATGGTTGAGGGAGTAATTACGACCATCAACCCCCTGGTGGACGATGCCACGCGTAATTTCCGCATTCAAGCCACAGTGGCCAATCCGGAAGAAAATCTGCGGCCCGGTATGTACGTCAATGTCACGCTGGTGTTGCCGGAAACGGTTGAGGTCCTTGCGGTACCGGCCACTGCGGTGTTGTATGCGCCGTACGGCGATTCCGTTTTCGTGGTGGAGGAGAAAAAAGCGGAAGGAGCGGCCTCATCGGGCCTGTTTTTGCGCCAGCAGTTTATTCGAACCGGCGAAAAGCGCGGTGATTTTGTTTCGGTAGTCTCGGGCCTGAAAGGCGGGGAGACGGTTGTCAGCACCGGCGTATTCAAGCTGAGAAACGGCCAGGCCGTTGTGGTGGACAATACGCTTTCGCCCGAATTCAAGAAATCACCGACACCGGCGGACGCATAA
- a CDS encoding TatD family hydrolase: MKIFDSHCHLDDPVFKKDLDVVIDRFRASGGTGLMIAGVDENTCRQAIALCEKFAICFAAVGIHPHHASQCTEKALASLQRLASHSKVRAWGEIGLDFNRMYSSIPDQETGFIQQLKAAADSALPVIFHERDTKGRLLALLKQHASPDLKGVIHCFSGNRAELEAYLELGLSIGVTGIVTMAKRGAELRKLVPLIPATRLLAETDAPWLTPTPERNHHHRNEPAFVRSVVLKLAEVRGEAPEAMANTLHENACRLFKIKLTGKTAQD; this comes from the coding sequence ATGAAGATTTTTGACAGCCACTGCCATCTGGATGATCCCGTTTTTAAAAAGGACTTAGACGTGGTGATAGATCGATTTAGAGCCTCGGGCGGCACAGGCTTGATGATTGCCGGGGTGGACGAAAACACATGCCGACAGGCAATCGCTCTGTGCGAAAAATTCGCCATTTGTTTTGCCGCCGTCGGTATTCATCCGCACCATGCGAGCCAATGCACGGAAAAAGCGCTTGCCTCGCTTCAACGGCTCGCCAGCCATTCCAAAGTACGTGCATGGGGGGAAATCGGCCTTGATTTCAACCGCATGTATTCTTCGATTCCGGATCAGGAGACCGGGTTCATTCAGCAACTTAAGGCGGCCGCAGATTCTGCTCTGCCCGTCATTTTCCACGAAAGAGACACAAAGGGCCGCTTGCTGGCGCTTTTAAAACAACACGCTTCCCCCGATCTCAAGGGGGTCATTCACTGCTTCAGCGGCAATCGTGCGGAACTGGAAGCCTATCTGGAATTGGGTCTCTCCATTGGTGTAACCGGTATTGTCACCATGGCAAAACGCGGCGCCGAGCTCAGAAAGCTGGTTCCGCTCATTCCGGCGACGCGCCTGCTGGCCGAAACCGATGCGCCCTGGTTAACACCGACGCCTGAGAGAAATCACCACCATCGCAACGAACCCGCCTTTGTGCGATCCGTGGTGCTTAAACTCGCTGAGGTACGAGGGGAAGCTCCCGAGGCCATGGCGAATACGCTTCATGAAAACGCCTGCCGGTTATTTAAAATTAAACTGACGGGAAAAACGGCTCAGGACTGA